A single window of Solanum dulcamara chromosome 5, daSolDulc1.2, whole genome shotgun sequence DNA harbors:
- the LOC129890594 gene encoding uncharacterized protein LOC129890594, with protein MEKILRLLARKFNYVVVAIEESKDLSQISFDELVGSLQAHEQKMKQSDDSKSVDQALQSKLSVTEGGTSNNSGQSSHNHEGYRGGYRGSNRGGRGQHGRRNQSYGRGKSSEDYHATSCGQGARDRSRAPKQEERSHVVAIEDHNRESCIFLTYKANKKFKKNIWYLDSCASNHMSGQKELFSALNEFVNGKVNFGDESQNSAKEKGKIRITQKNGEKKLCTSFEKQHH; from the exons ATGGAAAAGATTTTGCGTTTATTGGCACGCAAATTCAATTATGTGGTTGTTGCCATCGAAGAATCGAAGGATCTATCACAGATATCCTTTGATGAGCTTGTGGGTTCTCTTCAAGCCCATGAGCAAAAGATGAAGCAAAGTGATGATTCTAAAAGTGTGGATCAAGCTTTGCAAAGCAAGTTATCTGTAACTGAAGGCGGAACTAGCAACAACTCAGGACAAAGTTCACACAACCATGAAGGATACCGTGGAGGATATAGAGGTAGCAATAGAGGTGGACGTGGACAACATGGACGACGAAATCAATCATATGGCAGAGGAAAATCAAGTGAAGACTATCATGCCACAAGTTGTGGACAAGGAGCTCGAGATAGAAGCCGAG CTCCTAAACAAGAAGAAAGAAGCCATGTAGTAGCTATTGAAGATCACAATAGAGAATCTTGCATATTTCTCACCtacaaggcaaataaaaaattcaagaagaaTATTTGGTATTTGGATAGTTGCGCCAGCAATCATATGTCTGGCCAAAAGGAGTTATTTTCTGCACTGAATGAATTTGTTAATGGTAAAGTAAACTTTGGCGATGAATCACAAAATTCTGCCAAAGAAAAAGGCAAAATCAGAATTACTCAAAAAAATGGGGAAAAGAAATTATGTACCAGCTTTGAAAAGCAACATCATTAG